In the Paenibacillus sp. FSL R7-0337 genome, CGGTACCGGATCTACCCGGCAGGAAGGGATTACGATGGTTACTTACTTGTACAGTGAGGCCTTCCGTAACGGCTTCTTCGGCACGGCGGCGGCTACAGCAGTTCTGCTGTTCCTCGTTACGATACTGTTCTCTGTCCTCAATATGCTGATCTCAAGAGGCGGCAGAGAGACTGGAGGGAAAAAAGCGTGAGTACACTGCGTATGTTCAGAAAAAAACCGGATGATCCCGGCTTCTTCGGCAAGCTGGGCTTCTATCTTCTCCTGATTCTCGGAGCACTGGTCTCCATCTTCCCGTTCTATTGGATGTTTGTGGTCGGGACGAATGACAAGGGAGCCGTGTTCCACGTACCGCCGCTGCTCACCATCGGAGACCAGTTCTTCGAGAACTTCAAGCGGGTACTGGATAAATCGGACTTCTTTCAGGCGCTCGGCAACTCGCTGTTCGTCTCGTCCATGGTGACGGTCTCGGTCGTGTTCTTCTGTACACTGGCCGGGTATGCTTTTGCCAAATATGAATTCCCTGGTAAAAACGTGCTGTTCGTCTTCGTTATCGCCACCCTGATCGTTCCACAGCAGCTTGGCGTATTGCCAACCTATGTCATTATGGCCAAGCTTCACTGGATTGACAGCTTCAAGGCGCTGATTGTTCCGGCTATGGTCAATGCCTTCGGCATCTTCTGGATGCGGCAGTACATCTCCTCGGCCGTGCCTACTGAACTGATCGAAGCCGGGCGTATTGACGGGGGAGGACACTTCCGGATTTTCTGGAGAATTGCCGTTCCGGTCATTACACCGGCGATGGCTACCCTGGGCATTCTGAAT is a window encoding:
- a CDS encoding carbohydrate ABC transporter permease, with the translated sequence MSTLRMFRKKPDDPGFFGKLGFYLLLILGALVSIFPFYWMFVVGTNDKGAVFHVPPLLTIGDQFFENFKRVLDKSDFFQALGNSLFVSSMVTVSVVFFCTLAGYAFAKYEFPGKNVLFVFVIATLIVPQQLGVLPTYVIMAKLHWIDSFKALIVPAMVNAFGIFWMRQYISSAVPTELIEAGRIDGGGHFRIFWRIAVPVITPAMATLGILNFMTVWNDFFWPLVVLKNKEHFTIQIALQQLFTTRDGLDYGMIMSATFTATLPLLVVFLLFSRWVIAGLTSGAIKS